The Bacteroides fragilis NCTC 9343 genome includes the window CTTAGTGATAACTTTCCCACAGGCCCTTCTATCCGGATATCCTCCACTACTTCCTGTTCCATACCCATCATTCGGAAAGGGGCATATTGCAGGTCATTACGCAGCAGTTGGCGGAGATACGAAGTGATAACCTTTGAGTTTATTAGCTGGATTCCGTTATACTCGGGCTTCTCGTCGATAGGAACATGAAAAAATATTTCTTTAAAAGCTATATCCACGTAGTTTTGAAGACGGATATTATCGCGCAATAGGCGTTCAAGATCTTCTTTATGGACATCTCGTTTGTTGGCTGTCAGATCTAAATAAACCAATTGGGCAGAACGGTGGAAGATGGTTCCGAACAGGGCGGAGTCAATTTCAGCACTGACTTCATCGGGAGCTTTAAGGCGTGCCACATAACGGAAATAAAACTTCAGCCGACAATCAAGATAGGTGTTTAATGCTGAAGGCGAAAGTATTAGGGCATCCGGGTTGCGTGAGAAGTCATAAGTCCGGTATAAACGGTCAATAATTTCCGGGGTTTTTGTAATGCGGATTTCCTTGCTGTTTTGTGGCGATTGTCCGGCTTCAAGATATTCACGGCTGATTTCATGTGGCCATTCAATCAGAAACTGTAGCATGAAACGTGACCATTCTCCTCTGTTTAACCCATCTGATGAGGTGTTATACATTAAGGTTATATTTTCTGCACGCTGAATCAGGCGATAGAAATAATAGGCATAAACAGCATTCTTATGTTCAATAGTAGTCATGCCGAAAGCTTTGCGTAAATTATAAGGGATGAATGATGACTCACCTCCCGATTTGGGCAATTGGCCTTCATTAAGCGATAGAAGGAGCAAGTTACGGAAGTCGAGGTTACGTGTTTCCAATACTCCCATGATCTGCATTCCTATAGCCGGTTCACCATGAAAAGGAATGTTGGCTGCATTCAGTATTTTATTTAATAAACGTTTCAGAGTTTCTATGCGTACCTGCAATTCGTTGTTGTCTATCAGATTGAGCAACCTGTTGACTAATGTGAAACTTTTGAAGAGAGATTCACGGTACAGCTGATTGAAAATGTCATCGCTTTCCTGTTCCTGACGATATAAAACAGATACTTCTTTCAGCAGTTCCGTGATGTAGACACAGAGTTCACGGATACCATTGCGAGGCGTAAACAATATGTCCAGAAATTTGTCTTTCTTTAATTCGGATGGAAAAGGATAAAAACGGTTGGTCTTTGTAAGTTCCCGTTGCAGCGGCTCAGCTTTATCTGAGAGGCGGCGGGTATAGGGATGTTTCAATACCGTCTGTACGGCATCATAGATATATCGTCCCGAGTCTGTCCGGTATCCGCTGGTTTGCAGTTCGAGTATGGCGTTGATAAAACTATATACCGGAGTCTGTGCTAACGGAAATCCCATGGTGATATTGACATTCCTTACTACCTCCGGTATAGAGTGCAAAACAGGGAGAAGTAAAGCCTCATTGCACAGCACAACGGCATTTTCTTTTTCTTCGTTACTCAGGTTCTCATGTACCCATTGAGGCAGATAACGGGCTTGTGCGTTCTCGGTTGGGGAAGAGATAAAACGAACTTTTTTGGGTTTTATCAATTCATTGAACAATTCGGCAGGAAGCTCATTGGGGAAGAGTTTGAGATTGCGGTTGATAAATTCTCCGGCCTCATGGCGTTGTTTTTGCCGGGAAGGAAGCTGAGTGTAAAACACGTCATAATCCCAATAGAAAAGAGCCTTACCCGCATTCTGCAATTGTTGGAAGAAGTGAGTTTCCACCTTGTTCAGTACGTTGAAGCCGACAAATACATAGCAGTCATATTTCAATGAATCCGGTTCAAGTTGTTCAATAACGTTTCGGTAGAGCATACCTTCGTAGGCAAATCCTAATTCTTCCAGCTTTTTATGATATCGGCGATAAATATCACCCAATTTATCCCAAAGAGAAATAAACTTTTCTTTTAACAGTGTTCTCTTTTCGATAGAAAAATTTTGGAAAAACTGCTGGATAGCCTGTTCTTGCTCTTGGTCGAGAAATTCATAATCATCCATGACATTCTTTAAGTCCTGCAGATTAGTAAATAACTTATCTGCATGAACCAGATTTTTGTCTACATCATCAAAATCACTGATTAATAACTCACCCCAGAAGTAGAAGTCGTCCAGTGATTCGTCACTATTTGTTTCTTCACGGAATATTTTATAAAGCTCGCATACTAACCGAATCGGATCTCCTAGTTTTAACACCGATAAATGCTGAAATAATTCGCTGATACTTAAATATGCCGGTGACCAAAGAGGTTGATCGGACTGATTTGCCAAATGTTCATTAAAGAACAGACTGGCAC containing:
- a CDS encoding PD-(D/E)XK nuclease family protein, whose product is MKTFLQLVAQDLYCKIGNDLSRTAIIFPNKRASLFFNEHLANQSDQPLWSPAYLSISELFQHLSVLKLGDPIRLVCELYKIFREETNSDESLDDFYFWGELLISDFDDVDKNLVHADKLFTNLQDLKNVMDDYEFLDQEQEQAIQQFFQNFSIEKRTLLKEKFISLWDKLGDIYRRYHKKLEELGFAYEGMLYRNVIEQLEPDSLKYDCYVFVGFNVLNKVETHFFQQLQNAGKALFYWDYDVFYTQLPSRQKQRHEAGEFINRNLKLFPNELPAELFNELIKPKKVRFISSPTENAQARYLPQWVHENLSNEEKENAVVLCNEALLLPVLHSIPEVVRNVNITMGFPLAQTPVYSFINAILELQTSGYRTDSGRYIYDAVQTVLKHPYTRRLSDKAEPLQRELTKTNRFYPFPSELKKDKFLDILFTPRNGIRELCVYITELLKEVSVLYRQEQESDDIFNQLYRESLFKSFTLVNRLLNLIDNNELQVRIETLKRLLNKILNAANIPFHGEPAIGMQIMGVLETRNLDFRNLLLLSLNEGQLPKSGGESSFIPYNLRKAFGMTTIEHKNAVYAYYFYRLIQRAENITLMYNTSSDGLNRGEWSRFMLQFLIEWPHEISREYLEAGQSPQNSKEIRITKTPEIIDRLYRTYDFSRNPDALILSPSALNTYLDCRLKFYFRYVARLKAPDEVSAEIDSALFGTIFHRSAQLVYLDLTANKRDVHKEDLERLLRDNIRLQNYVDIAFKEIFFHVPIDEKPEYNGIQLINSKVITSYLRQLLRNDLQYAPFRMMGMEQEVVEDIRIEGPVGKLSLRIGGTIDRMDSKEGTLRIVDYKTGGSPKVPANIEQLFTPAEGRPNYIFQTFLYAAIMARQQALKVAPSLLYIHRAASESYSPVIEIGEARKPKLPVDDFSVYEDEFRERLLKLLEEIYDDKEEFTQTKDTKKCEYCDFKAMCKR